Below is a window of bacterium DNA.
CGATGCGGCGGCCGGCATCGAGGGGACGGCCGCGCGCTCGCGCGTCCGAATCCACCGCACGAGGGACTCGAAAATGCGGAGGCCGTCGGCGCTGCCGACGATCGCTTCGCTGGCGCGCTCGGGATGCGGCATGAGGCCGAGCACCGTACCCGAGGCGCTCGCGACGCCGGCGATGTTGTCGATCGCCCCGTTGGGATTGGCTTCCGGCGTGACGTGCCCGCCGGCGTCACAGTACCGGAATGCGATCTGGCGCGCGAGAGTGATCCGCGCGCGTTCCCGGTCCGTCACGTAATAACGGCCCTCGCCGTGCGCGATCGGAATCCGGAGCACGTCCCCCTCGCGGAGCGCGCCGGTGAACGGCGTGTCCGTCCGCTCCACCCGGACGCGCACATGCCTGCACCGAAACTCCCCCGCCGCGTTCGGCAGCAGCGCCCCCGGCAGGAGGCGCGTCTCGACGAGGGTCTGAAATCCGTTGCAGATCCCGAGGACCGGCCCTCCCGCCGCCGCGTAGCCGCGCAGCGCCCGCACCACGGGCGACGTCGAGGCGATCGCGCCGGCGCGCAGGTAGTCGCCGTACGAAAATCCGCCCGGCAGGATGACCGCGTCGAGCCCGTCGAGCGACGTCTCCTGGTGCCACACGTCCCGCGCGTCCTGACCGAGGACGTCGCGCAGCGCGTGAACGGTGTCCGCGTCGCAGTTGCTGCCCGGAAAGACAACGATGCCGATCGTCACGCCGGCCTCCTCGTTGGTGTCGCGGGTGCGCGCATCACGGCCGTCAGTCGACCTCGTAGCGAAACTCTTCGATCAGCGTGTTGGCGAGCAGCCCCTCGCACATCGCCCGCACCCGCTGCTCGAGATCCGGCGCGTCCGGCATGTCGATCTCGAAGTACCGGCCGGCGCGCAGCGCCGCCACCCCGCCGTAGCCCATCGCGTCGAGGCCCTTCTTGATCGCCTGCCCCTGCGCGTCCAGCACGCCGGGCTTGAGCTGCACCGTGACACGCACCGTACGGAGGCGCGCACCGGCGGCCGGCCCGTGCGACTGGGAGATCGTGTCGGCGGCGCTCATCTCAGCGCTCCACCAGCGGACGTCCGGTGATGCGTTGATACACGTCGAGGTAGCGGCCGCGGGCGGCCGCGACGACCTCCGGCGGCAGCGCCGGCGCCGGCGGCCGCTTGTTCCAGCCGGTGCTCTCGAGGTAGTCGCGCACGACCTGCTTGTCGTAACTTTCGGTGGATCCCGTCGCCGCGTAGGTCCGGGCGTCCCAGAACCGCGAGGAGTCGGGCGTCACGGCCTCGTCGATCAGCACGATCTCGTCGCCCTCGGAGGGAACCGGCCGGCCGGAGGCACCGACGGCGCCGCGCAGGCCGAACTCGAACTTGGTGTCGACGAGGATGAAACCGGCCTGCTCCGCGACCGCCGCGGCCGCGCGGTACAGCGCGAGGCTCGCCTCTTCGAGGCGGCGGGCGAGCGGGGCGCCGAGGCGCTTCGCCATTTCGTCGCCCGTGATGTTCTCGTCGTGGCCCCGGTCGTTTTTGGTCGCCGGCGTGAAGATCGGCTCGGGGAGCCGGCTGCCCAGCGCGAGCCCCGCCGGCAGCGCGACGCCGCAGGCGCGCCCCGTCTCGCGGTACTCCTTCCACGCCGACCCGGCGAGGTAGCCGCGCACGACGCACTCGAAGTCGATCCGCCGGCAGCGCTCCACCAGCATCGCGCGGCCCGCCAGGATCTCACGCTGCGCCTGCGCCGCGGGCGGGAATCCGTCCGGATCGATCGTGATGTAGTGGTTGGGCACGACGCCCCGGAGCTGTTCGAACCAGAACGCCGACAGCCCGGTCAGCACGCGGCCGCGGTCCGGAATGCCCGTCGGGAGCACGCAGTCGAAGGCGGAGAGACGGTCCGTCGCGACGATCAGCAGCCGGCCGGCGGCCTCGTAGATGTCGCGGACCTTGCCGCGCGCAACGAGCGGCAGGT
It encodes the following:
- the purS gene encoding phosphoribosylformylglycinamidine synthase subunit PurS, with the protein product MSAADTISQSHGPAAGARLRTVRVTVQLKPGVLDAQGQAIKKGLDAMGYGGVAALRAGRYFEIDMPDAPDLEQRVRAMCEGLLANTLIEEFRYEVD
- the purQ gene encoding phosphoribosylformylglycinamidine synthase subunit PurQ, which encodes MTIGIVVFPGSNCDADTVHALRDVLGQDARDVWHQETSLDGLDAVILPGGFSYGDYLRAGAIASTSPVVRALRGYAAAGGPVLGICNGFQTLVETRLLPGALLPNAAGEFRCRHVRVRVERTDTPFTGALREGDVLRIPIAHGEGRYYVTDRERARITLARQIAFRYCDAGGHVTPEANPNGAIDNIAGVASASGTVLGLMPHPERASEAIVGSADGLRIFESLVRWIRTRERAAVPSMPAAASEDR
- a CDS encoding phosphoribosylaminoimidazolesuccinocarboxamide synthase; this translates as MDSATRDGVRLAVTETNLDLPLVARGKVRDIYEAAGRLLIVATDRLSAFDCVLPTGIPDRGRVLTGLSAFWFEQLRGVVPNHYITIDPDGFPPAAQAQREILAGRAMLVERCRRIDFECVVRGYLAGSAWKEYRETGRACGVALPAGLALGSRLPEPIFTPATKNDRGHDENITGDEMAKRLGAPLARRLEEASLALYRAAAAVAEQAGFILVDTKFEFGLRGAVGASGRPVPSEGDEIVLIDEAVTPDSSRFWDARTYAATGSTESYDKQVVRDYLESTGWNKRPPAPALPPEVVAAARGRYLDVYQRITGRPLVER